From a region of the Balaenoptera musculus isolate JJ_BM4_2016_0621 chromosome 15, mBalMus1.pri.v3, whole genome shotgun sequence genome:
- the CHST12 gene encoding carbohydrate sulfotransferase 12, whose amino-acid sequence MDTMTKSRFFRLWLVLGSVFMILLIIVYWDNMGTAHFYLHTSLSRPHILEPFPSPKPGDEKYFTASIEEILEKLLSAHAKQNVLLGKKVEQPSLLASSKPVLSNMEESVRGYDWSSHDAQQSPDPDRRQAERRSVLRGFCANASFVFPTKERSFDDIPNYELNHLIVDDRHGVIYCYVPKVACTNWKRVMIVLSQSLSDQGTPYRDPLDIPREYVHNSSTHLTFNKFWRRYGKFSRHLMKVKLKKYTKFLFVRDPFVRLISAFRSKFELENEEFYQKFAIPMLKMYSNHTSLPKSVSEAFSAGLKVSFANFIQYLLDPHTEKLAPFNEHWRQVHRLCHPCQIDYDFVGKLETLDQDATQLLRLLKVDKLLQFPPSYRNRTASSWEEGWFAKIPLAWRQQLYKLYEADFVLFGYPKPEHLLRD is encoded by the coding sequence ATGGACACAATGACCAAAAGCCGGTTCTTCCGCCTGTGGCTGGTCTTGGGGTCCGTCTTCATGATCCTCCTGATCATCGTGTACTGGGACAACATGGGCACCGCCCACTTCTACCTGCACActtccctctccaggcctcaTATCCTGgagcccttccccagccccaagcCAGGGGACGAGAAGTATTTCACCGCCAGCATTGAGGAGATTTTGGAGAAGCTCCTCAGTGCTCATGCGAAGCAGAACGTCCTTCTGGGTAAAAAGGTGGAGCAGCCCTCCCTGCTGGCCTCCAgcaagcctgtgctcagcaataTGGAAGAGAGTGTGAGGGGCTACGACTGGTCCAGCCACGACGCCCAGCAGAGCCCGGACCCGGACAGGCGGCAGGCCGAACGGAGGAGCGTGCTGAGGGGGTTCTGCGCCAACGCCAGCTTTGTGTTCCCCACCAAGGAGCGCTCTTTCGATGACATTCCCAACTACGAGCTGAACCACCTCATCGTGGACGACCGCCACGGGGTCATCTACTGCTACGTGCCCAAGGTGGCCTGCACCAACTGGAAGCGCGTGATGATCGTCCTGAGCCAGAGCCTCTCGGACCAGGGCACGCCCTACCGTGACCCCCTGGACATCCCCCGGGAGTACGTCCACAACTCCAGCACCCACCTGACTTTCAACAAGTTCTGGCGCCGCTACGGGAAGTTCTCCCGCCACCTCATGAAGGTTAAACTGAAAAAGTACACCAAGTTCCTGTTCGTGCGGGACCCCTTCGTCCGCCTCATCTCGGCCTTCCGCAGCAAGTTCGAGCTGGAGAACGAAGAGTTCTACCAGAAGTTCGCCATCCCCATGCTGAAGATGTACTCCAACCACACCAGCCTGCCCAAGTCGGTCAGCGAGGCCTTCAGTGCAGGCCTCAAGGTGTCCTTCGCCAACTTCATCCAGTACCTGCTGGACCCTCACACCGAGAAGCTGGCGCCCTTCAACGAGCACTGGAGGCAGGTGCACCGCCTCTGCCACCCCTGCCAGATAGACTATGACTTTGTGGGGAAACTGGAGACCCTGGACCAGGATGCCACCCAGCTGCTCCGGCTTCTCAAGGTGGACAAGCTGCTCCAGTTCCCCCCGAGTTACCGGAACAGAACTGCCAGCAGCTGGGAGGAAGGCTGGTTCGCCAAAATTCCCCTGGCCTGGAGGCAGCAGCTTTACAAACTCTACGAAGCAGATTTTGTCCTCTTTGGCTACCCCAAGCCTGAACATCTACTTAGAGACTGA